ggtggccgaacaactggcttgtcacaatacgcctgtcactatccTTGGTAAACTGccgtatcatgttgaagctgcatgggcagctgtagctgtacacaccatccaagctctgtttgtctcaatgcccaggtgtatcaaagccgttattacggccagaggtggttgttctgggtactggtatctcaggatctatgcacccaaattgtgtgaaaatgtaatcacatgtcagttctagtataatatatttgtccaatgaatacccgtttatcatctgcatttcttcttggtgtagcaattttaatggccagtagtgtatgtattgaaGAATTTGAAATGAGTGGAAAAACTGTGAAAAAACTTTACAGTGAGTAATGAACTGAGAGGGTGAAATAGAAAGAGggagaggagaaaaaaaattattgtctgaCTGCTCAAAGAGAGCAAAATTTGTATGGGGTGTTTTGTATGAGCAACACTTGAGTTACAAGTTAAGTGACATTACAAGTTCTGATCTACAGTAAGACAAGGCATTTGAAAACTATAGGATTATCACATTCGAGGCTAGTTTGCTGTGCAGATGCTGGTAGCAGTGATTCTCTGGTGGCTGGTAAAGCTCAGCAATCACAACTCAGGCAGTGCACTTACCTTGTATCCTCGGTTGGGTGAAGTGAACCTGGGTCCACCATGATGGAAGACTTGTGATGCTGTCAGCAGCAAACTGAATGTGGACAAGGTGACAGTAGCAAACACTGCGAAAGCTACCATCTCAAAGCAGCAGTCGCTGATTCCTCCAAGGCTCCAACAGAACAGCTCTCCTGTTCCAAGACTAGATTTGGATGGAACTCATCTTCTAAATTGTTTCAACGGCTTTGGTCTCCTTTGTCCCATGGTTTACTTGCATTGGTTTATCCACATGCATCCTCCAGCTGATGGAGTTTGGTCTTACAAACTTGTGGATTGCTTTACTTTATTCACCTAACAAACAAATGGCTGCCAGGAGAAAGTTCCTTCTAGGACAGCCAGGTTCCCCTGACTTACTATTTTCTAGCAGCACCTTTGGTGCACTTATTCCACTCTGCCAGACTTACTCTTCAGAGAACAACGTTTCTGGTGTGCAGCTGGGCAATCAAGGATTTAGAGATGTGTACCAGACCAACTGGTGATGGGCTTGCATCTAGGAAGAGCTTTTCTTGTAGTAGTGATATACCTTCCTGtcacacatactgctgttgtagaaCTGAATTATATGAGGGGCCTATTCTAGTATATGGAATCACATCACATACAAACAAAATAACCTGTATGTTAAATCACTTCACTCCTACATTAACCGCCATTTACATATTTCTGTCATGGGAGCACAAAATTGATAAAAGTGCTTGCACACTTGCTGAAGGGCCACAAAAGTGTGTCCTCTTATTactccagtattttttttttcagagtagcaGCTTTCATTCTGAGTTACTCAATGAAATTTGGCTATTATAAGTTGAATAGTATTCACCAGTACAGTGATAGTTTCCTTTTAATACAGTACACGGATTAACTTTCTATGATTTCCTTCTCTTTCATTAATGTATACGTTTACACATTCCATGTCCCTGAAGGTTCTACTTCTTGATGGGGTCTGTGGAACATAATGAATGAATGAAGGAATAACATCTATAACTGGAACAGCTTAATTGCATTCTACATCAGGGCTTCAACTACCTCTTGCTGTGTCATAAAATGAGGAATATTCCCTCAACTATCCGTCTTATCCCTTCCAAATTAGTATTACACCACCCAGTCATCCTATGCAGTATATTTGTCTGTTCATATATCTGTCCTGCTTCCAACTAGCTGCTTGATGCACCATACTCGTATATCTGTGGAAATTCTGAGTGTAAGGACAAAGCAGGCATGAGTGACTGCTGCTAAGTGTTATCAACTTTGATAAGAGCAACAGTTGTATTTGTTGCTGTAAATTACATATTGGGAACACTTTAATATTTAAGGTTAAGAAATATCAACTGTATAGTAAGATAAGTGGCtggttttaggaataaaattttttaatcttCACCTATGTGCTGCACGTCCATAACATTCAATCATGGGTTAGGCCACAATATTATGCACTGAAATAGACAGCTTTTGTTTTTCAAACTAGACCATATGCTGCCATCTGTTAGGTTTTTGTTGTATTAAATGCTACCAGTCAATGCCAACTGCTGTAAACTGATTATGTTATTAGTCCAAGAAGTATGGAAAACCATACATCACAAAAGCTGTGGATAAAATCACTGCTCCTTTCATAGCCTCATTTCATCTTACTCTTTTATCCAAATATATACCCATAATTTTGTATGCACTGCTTCATTAATTTTCTGCTCTTTAATATTTACTTAAGAACATTGCAAGCAGGAAATTAATGTGATCTGTGTTTGAAGGTGTTATTGTTAGgtattattgttacattatttgTTGTACATGTCCTGTAGTTTGTAACAAAGACTTTGCACAGGCCATATTATAAAGTTAGTATCATTGATATGTTTTTGTCATCAGTTAATATATAAGTATTTGTTTGAGCAAATGCTGACAACTGAAGATAAAAAACTTACCATATTTTATGGGCTACAAGACACACTTTTTTTGTTgaaaaattgtctccaaaattcaggtgtgtcTTTTACTCGACATTCATATAAAAATGTCTAGTGtgtgatttaaaattcctgcccatcttaaaaatggccatatatttgatgCTGCAGGAAACTTACTTCTATCTGGCAACAATGAATTCAACtgacagcagcagtgcaccgatgcaacGAACATGAGTTGAAGGGATTCACAAGCTTGACAGCACTGACTCCCTCCTGCTTCACCATCACAAAACCAGAATACCATCTAGCATATGATGCAACATCGCAATCTGTGGGATacgtgaacttgaattgaaagtgatttatgttatcggtaacagtacaatatttttgttagtggcTAGTTccataatggaaaaaataaaagatattcatatgatgtgagatataaattgaaagtaataacatatgcagaagaacatggaaacagagcaagtGAGTGGCATTTCAGCCCTCCACACTAGAAAAAACTATTTGTGATTGtcaggctagtaaagaagaaccgaAAAAAATGagcaagactaaatgtgcaaatagaggactaatGCAaactggccaaaactagaagatgacatattgaaatTGATTCAAGGGCCCATCAAAAtgacattggaattaatacaaaaatgattcaaatacatgctctCAAGCTAGTGCTACAgcggaacttaacagactttaagggtggagttggttagTGCTACAGGTTTACAAAGTGTTTGTGGacttagcatgcaaaccaaaaccaaaatatctcagaaaatgcacaagagtatgaagagaaaatattatctttccatcactttatgattcaacatcaaaagaaaacccGTGTGGACCTAAGCCAAACAGTGAATATGGATGAAAGTCCTCTGACATTTAATGTgatgagtaacagaactgttgccatgtgtgtaagtgcatgtgtgtgaattcctaagggaccaaactgctggggtgatCAgtcactgttgccatgaaaggtgctaaaactgtaaatataaaaacaagtggacatgaaaaaatgcactacactgttgtcctttcatgttgtgctgatggtactaaacttaatccaatgatcattttcaagtgcaaaaatatgccaaaaccttctgaaacacTGCCAGGTGTTGTTGTTCATGTACATGTCAAGGATTGGATGGACAACGCtgatatgaaattatggattaacagagtgtgggagagaagagaAGGTGCTTTattgttctcttcttgtgctagatcagtttagtagtcattcaaaaaattctgtgaaagagaaattgagacacggAAATACAGAGTTTGCTGTTATTCCAGGAGGACCTACTTCACAATTGCAAGCTCTTGATGTCTTGATAACTAAACCCCTTAAAGTGCATACGAAGGAGGAATGGACCTAAGCCAAACAGTGAATATGGATGAAAGTCCTCTGACATTTAATGTGATGAGTAACAGAACTGTTTCCATGTGTGTAAGTGCATGTGTGTGaattttaagggaccaaactgctggggccaTCAgtcactgttgccatgaaaggtgctaaaactgtaaatataaaaacaagtggacatgaaaaaatgcactacactgttgtcctttcatgttgtgctgatggtactaaacttaatccaatgatcattttcaagtgcaaaaatatgccaaaaccttctgaaacacTGCCAGGTGTTGTTGTTCATGTACATGTCAAGGATTGGATGGACAATGCTGATATGAAatttggattaacagagtgtgggagagaagagaAGGTGCTTTattgttctcttcttgtgctagatcagtttagtagtcattcaaaaaattctgtgaaagagaaattgagacagggaaatacagagtttACTGTTATTCCAGGAGGACCTACTTCACAATTGCAAGCTCTTGATGTCTTGATAACCAAACCCCTTAAAGTGCATATGagggaggaatggaacaaatggatgatggatgaaacccagcaTGAATTCACATGGGAGGGAAATTTAAAACAACCTACAATCAAAGAAGTGTGTCAATGGATAAAatagtcgtggtctagagtgagagaagagattattattaaatctttcaagaagtgcggcataagtaacaCTGTTGAtgacagtgaagaccatcttatatatgaagaggacaatgatgatgacgaagaggaagattaagaaaaaaaagataaaaagaagaagaagaagaaagttcaaatgatgattttcagggattttaaaggtcagttcagttttataaactaagaattttttttagtctggatttgcaatctaaaaataaaaatgataaaaatgtaattaaaaaaaggtTAAAAATTAAGGTACATCTTATAGTCCATAgcatcttatagtccataaaatatggtaaATCAAGAAAAGATATATCCCTCTGATAGGGTCTAAGAGCTCTACAGATAATGTAGCTGTTATTGTCCTCAGAGAAGGTACATACAACTTACACTAAGCTTATGCTAGCGTAGTTGTCGCTTTGGTCCAagctgtgcatcctctgttgcaatGCAAGTTGGAGATGTAATGGCCACTGCACATGACAGTTAACAGGATACACTACCATACTACAGCATATAAAGTGAACTGTCTGGCACTGAGCTGCTGCTCACCAGAGAATGCTGTGTGGCATCAAATCCAGGACtacttattccattttaaaaaagaaattggctTGTCAGTCTTCAGCGCACtatctcactgaaatattttactgaaatcaCAAGAATGCATCCTAATGCATTATCCAAAAGATACAGAATTTTATAGTTTATTGggcactctctttctctctgttcatTTTATCTTTGTTGTTCAATTATTAAATTAACTGGTTGTTACTTTTGTTAAAAGGCGTTATTATTAATTCATACTTCATTATGTACctaatttgttttcagctctgCTTTACCATTGTGGTACTCATCTTGCCGAGGGCTTACTCTGAAGATGTTGAGAGCAGTACGACACCCTCATTTTATGGATCAACTAGTGCTGAAAATTTCACTCCAACCGAGACAGTGACAGGAATGGATGGAGAGCTGGAGACAGAGAGGACAGTTCAAGACAATGGTTCAGATGCCAAAGAAACTATGCAGACTGCAAATTTTGTGTATCCTGTAGGGGTGGTTGTTGTTGGAGTTCATCGTCCTTTCTATCCTCCTTATTTTTACCGACCTTTCTATCCtccgcctcctccccctccccctccgcctcctcctcctcctccgcctcctccacaTTTCTTTCACCCATGGAGGAGATGGTGGGGGTAATGTTTAACATATGTACATTAAAATTACATCTTTATGCAGAATACTGTAAGCCTGAGATGTTCAACCGACAGAAAGAAAATGTTGTTACAACAGAAAGATAAGCTTAAAATATATGGTTTTAGTCCACAGTACATAGTCAATCATTAGTTGTCAACATA
This genomic stretch from Schistocerca cancellata isolate TAMUIC-IGC-003103 chromosome 2, iqSchCanc2.1, whole genome shotgun sequence harbors:
- the LOC126144377 gene encoding protein enabled homolog; translated protein: MAGVTAKLFMLCFTIVVLILPRAYSEDVESSTTPSFYGSTSAENFTPTETVTGMDGELETERTVQDNGSDAKETMQTANFVYPVGVVVVGVHRPFYPPYFYRPFYPPPPPPPPPPPPPPPPPPHFFHPWRRWWG